One part of the Solanum dulcamara chromosome 3, daSolDulc1.2, whole genome shotgun sequence genome encodes these proteins:
- the LOC129881975 gene encoding exocyst complex component EXO70H1-like gives MARRIGMREICCSPKGSSKSDTPNSPSTSLFSSPSRFSFSPSRPSFSASVMNRSLEMAEPMIMKWDPNTTTFAKVTSLFYENRREAKDFIKCVYNLQKAMHFHSMENSKSDKLVRAQSLMQVAVKRLQKEFYQILSMNRAYLDPESITTVSSRTSTRSSLSEFEDEEDDDRIVAVAGESISEVEDVSNVAMADLKLIAECMISSGYAKECVKIYNVIRKSIIDEAIYKLGVEKLSSSQVHKMDWEVLELKIKDWLRAVDVAVKILFNGERILCDHVFLSNDSIRESCFTEISKDGSMILFTFPEIVAKNCKKSPEKVFRLLDMYTAIVEHWPEIEAIFSSDSESITRSQVLTSHDKLGESIRTGLTEFETVLQKESSKTPIAGGGIHYLTIDVMDYITLLADYSSVLSDILAESPPPAKGSLPESYFGIADSHESPAPAISLRFAWLILILLCKLDGKAKHYKDSSFAYLFLANNLRYISIKVRSSNLKYLLGENWLSKHEVKVKKFASNYERLGWSHVIESLPSQEPPSMASQQVKEIFKRFNSSFEQAYQKHSMCVVTDSNLRDDLKISIAEKILPAYREFYDKHKNTIVRERHSAHVVKFSPENVENQLSDLFFGPINLESCLSFEFSPLRLR, from the coding sequence ATGGCGCGGCGAATAGGGATGAGAGAAATTTGTTGTTCTCCAAAAGGTTCATCAAAGTCTGATACTCCTAattctccatcaacttcattattttcttcccCATCACGTTTCTCGTTTTCGCCATCTCGTCCGAGTTTTTCCGCTTCAGTTATGAATCGGTCACTCGAGATGGCGGAACCGATGATCATGAAATGGGATCCTAACACCACTACCTTCGCCAAAGTCACTTCTCTTTTCTACGAAAACAGAAGAGAAGCCAAGGATTTCATCAAGTGTGTGTATAATTTACAGAAAGCGATGCACTTTCATTCCATGGAAAATTCAAAATCCGATAAACTTGTTCGTGCTCAATCACTGATGCAAGTTGCAGTTAAGAGACTCCAGAAGGAGTTTTACCAGATTCTATCAATGAATAGAGCTTATTTAGATCCGGAATCGATAACTACAGTCTCTTCTCGAACTTCAACTCGTTCGAGTTTGTCTGAgtttgaagatgaagaagatgatgatcGTATTGTTGCAGTTGCTGGTGAGTCGATTTCAGAAGTAGAGGATGTATCGAATGTTGCCATGGCGGATTTAAAATTGATTGCAGAGTGCATGATTTCATCTGGTTACGCGAAAGAGTGTGTGAAGATTTACAACGTTATACGTAAATCGATCATCGATGAAGCTATTTATAAACTCGGTGTTGAGAAATTGAGTTCTTCGCAAGTTCATAAAATGGATTGGGAAGTTTTGGAACTGAAAATTAAGGATTGGCTTCGAGCAGTAGATGTAGCCGTGAAAATATTGTTCAACGGAGAGAGAATTCTCTGCGATCACGTTTTTTTGTCCAATGATTCAATAAGAGAATCGTGTTTTACTGAAATTTCAAAAGATGGATCCATGATTCTGTTTACCTTCCCGGAAATTGTGGCGAAAAACTGTAAAAAATCGCCGGAAAAAGTTTTCCGTCTGCTCGATATGTACACCGCCATCGTTGAACACTGGCCGGAAATTGAAGCTATATTTTCTTCCGATTCAGAATCCATTACCCGATCTCAAGTTTTAACATCACACGATAAGCTCGGCGAGTCTATAAGGACGGGTTTAACTGAATTTGAGACAGTTCTACAGAAGGAATCGTCAAAAACACCGATCGCCGGCGGTGGAATCCACTATCTCACCATCGATGTAATGGATTACATCACTCTACTTGCCGATTACAGTAGCGTACTCTCTGATATCCTCGCCGAATCTCCTCCTCCGGCCAAAGGTTCGTTGCCGGAATCATACTTTGGTATAGCTGATTCCCATGAGTCTCCGGCACCAGCTATCTCACTCCGATTCGCTTGGCTGATTCTCATTCTCCTCTGCAAACTTGACGGAAAAGCAAAGCACTACAAGGACAGTTCCTTCGCGTATCTCTTCTTAGCCAACAATCTCCGGTACATCTCCATAAAAGTACGTTCATCGAATCTCAAATACTTGTTAGGCGAAAATTGGTTATCAAAACACGAGGTAAAGGTCAAGAAATTCGCATCGAATTACGAACGGTTAGGATGGAGCCACGTCATTGAATCCCTCCCCTCTCAAGAGCCGCCATCAATGGCTTCACAACAAGTGAAGGAGATTTTCAAGAGATTCAATTCATCATTCGAACAAGCTTACCAGAAGCATTCCATGTGCGTTGTCACTGATAGTAATCTCCGCGATGATTTAAAAATATCCATCGCGGAGAAAATACTACCAGCTTACAGAGAGTTTTACGATAAACATAAGAATACGATAGTAAGAGAAAGACATTCAGCTCATGTGGTTAAATTTTCTCCAGAGAATGTAGAAAATCAGTTGTCCGATTTATTTTTTGGACCGATTAATTTAGAAAGTTGTTTATCATTTGAGTTTTCTCCATTGCGATTGCGATAA